A genome region from Ralstonia solanacearum K60 includes the following:
- a CDS encoding IS1595-like element ISRso22 family transposase, with product MKAAEFQRWLAKLATLTAHQRESVEQQLRCGDPRRATERLIAQLSGPVERCPHCGHAEVGPWGSSGGLERYRCKGCSKTFNALTGTPLARLRHREQWQTFMLALIEGQSVRQAAERCGVDKNTAFLWRHRFLRLPAEQKAKRESGIVEADETYFLESFKGSRQLPRAPRKRGGKAAKRGLSAEQIPVLIARDRVGETVDFVLPKADKKHIGAVLKPLLAEDAILCTDGGGSGVYAAVAREHKLTHRFVNVRAGIKVVGKVYHVQNVNAYASRLKGWMRRFHGVATKYLPNYLGWRRMLERSGGAISPPLCIALSLGRARPQQFIQT from the coding sequence ATGAAGGCGGCAGAGTTTCAACGGTGGTTGGCAAAGCTGGCGACGCTCACGGCACATCAGCGCGAGTCGGTTGAGCAACAACTGCGCTGCGGCGACCCGCGTCGGGCCACGGAACGCCTGATTGCGCAATTGAGCGGTCCGGTCGAACGTTGCCCGCATTGCGGGCATGCCGAGGTGGGGCCGTGGGGCAGCAGTGGCGGTCTGGAGCGTTATCGCTGCAAAGGCTGCAGCAAGACCTTCAACGCCCTCACTGGGACGCCGCTGGCCCGGTTGCGTCACCGTGAGCAATGGCAGACCTTCATGCTGGCCCTGATTGAGGGCCAGTCGGTTCGCCAGGCAGCCGAGCGATGTGGGGTAGATAAGAACACCGCCTTTCTGTGGCGCCATCGCTTCCTGCGGCTTCCTGCCGAACAGAAAGCCAAGCGCGAGAGCGGTATCGTCGAGGCCGACGAAACCTATTTCCTGGAGTCGTTCAAAGGCAGCCGCCAGTTGCCTCGTGCGCCACGCAAGCGTGGCGGCAAAGCTGCCAAACGGGGCTTATCGGCAGAGCAGATTCCTGTGCTGATTGCGCGTGACCGCGTAGGCGAGACGGTCGACTTCGTCCTACCCAAGGCCGACAAGAAGCATATTGGCGCTGTCCTGAAGCCCTTGCTGGCGGAAGACGCCATCCTTTGCACCGACGGTGGCGGTTCGGGCGTGTATGCCGCCGTAGCGCGCGAGCACAAGTTGACCCATCGCTTCGTCAATGTACGTGCCGGCATCAAGGTCGTCGGCAAGGTCTATCACGTGCAAAACGTGAACGCCTACGCCAGTCGTCTCAAGGGGTGGATGCGCCGATTCCACGGGGTCGCCACCAAGTACCTGCCCAACTATCTGGGCTGGCGCCGCATGCTGGAACGCTCAGGCGGCGCCATCTCCCCGCCGCTATGCATCGCGCTCAGCTTGGGCAGAGCGCGACCTCAACAGTTTATTCAGACATAG
- a CDS encoding peptidylprolyl isomerase: MKVSSLTASLMAAALLATVAPAMAQNAAVVNGHAIPSAKVDALIKKSGQPDTPELRNRARDMLVDRELIEQDATKRGLLGRDDVQEQLAQARLNVLVAAEFEDYVKNSPTTEDELHKQYEKIKAQFGNGKEYHAHHILVDKEADAKAIIAKLKAGGNFEEIAKAQSKDKGSGANGGDLDWANPGTYVPEFSAALTGLKKGEITLTPVKTQFGWHVIRLDDTRDAKIPAFEDVKPQLLEMMMGDQNWQRAKFQAMLKDLHEKATVK; this comes from the coding sequence ATGAAAGTTTCCAGCCTTACCGCCAGCCTGATGGCTGCCGCCCTCCTTGCGACCGTCGCTCCCGCCATGGCGCAGAACGCCGCCGTGGTCAACGGGCACGCCATCCCGAGCGCCAAGGTGGACGCGCTGATCAAGAAATCGGGCCAGCCCGACACGCCGGAACTGCGCAACCGTGCCCGCGACATGCTGGTCGACCGTGAGCTGATCGAGCAGGACGCCACCAAGCGCGGCCTGCTGGGCCGCGACGACGTGCAGGAGCAGTTGGCCCAGGCACGCCTGAACGTGCTGGTCGCCGCCGAGTTCGAGGACTACGTCAAGAACAGCCCGACCACCGAAGACGAGCTGCACAAGCAGTACGAGAAGATCAAGGCCCAGTTCGGCAACGGCAAGGAATACCACGCCCACCACATCCTGGTGGACAAGGAAGCCGACGCGAAGGCCATCATCGCCAAGCTCAAGGCCGGCGGCAATTTCGAAGAGATCGCCAAGGCGCAATCGAAGGACAAGGGATCGGGCGCCAACGGCGGCGACCTGGACTGGGCGAACCCGGGCACCTACGTGCCGGAGTTCTCCGCCGCCCTGACCGGCCTGAAGAAGGGCGAGATCACGCTGACGCCCGTCAAGACGCAGTTCGGCTGGCACGTGATCCGCCTGGACGACACGCGCGACGCCAAGATCCCGGCCTTCGAAGACGTCAAGCCGCAACTGCTCGAAATGATGATGGGCGACCAGAACTGGCAGCGCGCCAAGTTCCAGGCCATGCTGAAGGATCTGCACGAAAAGGCGACGGTCAAGTAA
- a CDS encoding BolA family protein has translation MAADPREIERLLREAFQPVHLAVEDDSARHAGHAGAASGGGHYNVDIVSAAFAGKSRVARHRMVYDVLRTLWPAAIHALAIRAVTPEENT, from the coding sequence ATGGCCGCAGATCCCCGCGAAATCGAGCGCCTGCTGCGCGAGGCCTTCCAGCCCGTCCACCTCGCCGTCGAAGACGACAGCGCCAGGCACGCCGGGCATGCCGGCGCGGCTTCCGGCGGCGGGCACTACAACGTCGATATCGTCAGCGCCGCCTTTGCCGGCAAGAGCCGCGTGGCACGCCACCGCATGGTGTATGATGTGCTGCGCACGCTATGGCCGGCGGCCATCCACGCCCTGGCGATCCGCGCCGTCACGCCCGAAGAAAACACGTAA